Proteins from a genomic interval of Paenibacillus sp. FSL H8-0048:
- a CDS encoding CAP domain-containing protein: protein MKSKTLRRMIGGSVAAVMALGISLPLQANAAAAGAPAATGSDMNFAQLMEYFTQNNSKTFVLGGNTYTVTKTFVYTTPAAAAPAAQPVASAKPVATAAPVATAAPVATAKPAPAPVATAKPVATPAPSAVPAVGNNASSYTQQVVALVNKERAAAGLAPVSALDSLNKVAAAKATDMRSNNYFSHTSPTYGSPFDMMSAFGITYKAAGENIAMGQKTPQEVMTAWMNSPGHKANILSANFNYIGVGFDNNYWVQEFIGK, encoded by the coding sequence ATGAAAAGCAAGACTTTGAGAAGAATGATAGGTGGAAGCGTAGCCGCTGTTATGGCGCTTGGCATTTCTCTTCCATTACAAGCAAACGCAGCAGCAGCCGGAGCCCCAGCGGCAACCGGATCAGATATGAATTTCGCACAGCTCATGGAATATTTCACACAGAACAATTCGAAGACTTTCGTACTTGGTGGCAATACGTACACTGTCACTAAAACCTTTGTATACACAACGCCAGCTGCAGCTGCCCCGGCAGCACAGCCTGTAGCATCAGCTAAGCCGGTTGCTACAGCAGCACCAGTGGCTACGGCTGCACCGGTAGCCACTGCTAAGCCAGCACCGGCACCCGTTGCCACTGCAAAACCTGTGGCAACCCCGGCTCCATCTGCAGTGCCTGCGGTTGGTAACAACGCCTCCAGCTACACACAGCAAGTAGTTGCACTGGTGAATAAAGAGCGCGCTGCAGCTGGACTAGCCCCTGTCTCTGCACTGGACAGCCTGAACAAAGTGGCTGCGGCGAAGGCTACGGATATGCGTTCGAACAACTATTTCTCACACACTTCTCCGACCTACGGATCACCTTTCGATATGATGTCGGCCTTCGGCATTACGTATAAGGCGGCTGGCGAGAATATCGCTATGGGCCAGAAGACTCCTCAGGAAGTCATGACCGCATGGATGAACAGCCCGGGTCATAAGGCTAACATCCTGAGCGCCAATTTCAACTACATCGGCGTTGGCTTCGATAATAACTACTGGGTCCAGGAATTCATCGGTAAGTAA